In Clostridium sp., one DNA window encodes the following:
- a CDS encoding metal ABC transporter substrate-binding protein: protein MKKVLIVLIITLLFLTACSNSKTSSDIPTYKAPKDSSVKLDIMTTDKLLYTIVKTIVKDKHRVNYMFKNRESEINFKFTYDSLNNISREDLFIYVGAGFEPWIDSFTQKLDKNKVGIINSSRGAKLLSYDKPLKYGNITVNQNPYYFMNLDNYKVILVNIKNAVEDKDPQNRSFYEKNFSDELKKIQDYEKDINDINENLKEYNFITLNENLAYFTNYNRLKLMNINSSMGNILPVDPVDRKSLQDKLDSSTVLLYTNDSELKSNYDVIKNSHIKTAKIHMFDGRETYEDTIKYNMESLRKVYEPKNNN from the coding sequence TTGAAGAAGGTTTTGATCGTATTAATTATTACATTGTTATTTCTTACCGCCTGCAGTAATTCAAAGACCAGCAGCGATATTCCTACATATAAAGCGCCAAAGGATTCCAGCGTAAAGTTGGATATAATGACTACCGACAAACTACTGTATACAATTGTAAAAACCATTGTAAAAGACAAGCACAGAGTAAACTATATGTTTAAAAATAGAGAAAGTGAAATTAATTTTAAATTTACATATGACAGTTTAAATAATATTTCCAGAGAAGATCTATTTATATATGTGGGTGCTGGATTTGAGCCATGGATAGATAGTTTCACACAAAAACTTGACAAAAACAAGGTTGGAATAATAAATTCTTCAAGAGGTGCAAAACTTTTATCCTATGACAAACCTTTAAAATACGGCAATATTACAGTAAATCAAAATCCTTATTATTTTATGAATCTTGACAATTACAAGGTCATACTTGTCAATATAAAAAACGCAGTAGAGGACAAAGATCCACAAAATAGATCCTTTTATGAAAAGAACTTCTCAGACGAACTAAAAAAAATTCAGGATTATGAAAAGGATATAAACGACATAAATGAAAATTTGAAGGAGTACAATTTTATAACATTAAATGAAAATCTAGCATATTTTACGAATTACAATAGACTGAAACTCATGAATATAAATTCCTCCATGGGGAATATTCTCCCAGTAGATCCTGTAGACCGTAAATCTTTACAGGACAAATTGGACAGCTCTACAGTTCTTCTGTATACCAATGATTCTGAGTTGAAAAGCAATTACGATGTAATAAAAAATTCTCATATTAAGACTGCCAAAATACATATGTTTGACGGACGGGAAACCTATGAAGATACTATTAAATACAACATGGAAAGCCTCAGAAAAGTATATGAGCCAAAAAACAACAACTAG
- a CDS encoding formate--tetrahydrofolate ligase: protein MTFKSDIEIAQQCNMQNILNIAEKLNIPEENVELYGRYKAKIDYNVLKKTPDKNGKLILCTAINPTPAGEGKTTTSIGLADALSKLGKSTVVALREPSMGPVFGIKGGAAGGGYAQVVPMEDINLHFTGDIHALTAANNLLAAMIDNHIQQGNSLDIDPRRITWRRCVDMNDRQLRFIVDGLGGKPNGNPREDGFDITVASEIMAIFCLANNIKDLKERIAKIIIGYNRSGDPVTAHDLKAEGAMAALLKDALKPNLVQTLEGTPAFIHGGPFANIAHGCNSIMATKMAKHFGDYAVTEAGFGADLGAEKFVDIKCRMSGLKPDAVVIVATVRALKYNGGVEKANLGKENLGALKAGIPNLLKHVENITGVFKLPAVVALNKFPTDTEAELKLVEDECSKLGVNVKLSEVWEKGGEGGIELAKEVLRIIEEEDNNFQFAYDVDLPVKEKIKAIASRIYGAKDVNFTKEADKEIKNLERLGFVNTPVCIAKTQYSLTDDQTRLGRPTDFTITVRQISISAGAGFIVAMTGSIMKMPGLPKVPSAEKIDVDENGVISGLF from the coding sequence ATGACTTTTAAATCAGACATAGAAATAGCCCAGCAGTGTAATATGCAAAACATATTGAATATTGCCGAAAAATTGAACATACCAGAAGAAAATGTAGAATTATATGGTAGATACAAGGCTAAGATAGACTATAATGTTCTAAAAAAAACACCCGATAAAAATGGGAAATTGATATTGTGTACTGCTATAAACCCAACTCCGGCAGGTGAAGGAAAGACTACAACCTCCATTGGTTTGGCAGATGCACTTTCAAAGCTTGGGAAATCTACTGTAGTGGCACTTAGAGAACCTTCCATGGGACCGGTCTTTGGAATCAAAGGAGGAGCAGCAGGAGGCGGATACGCCCAGGTTGTTCCTATGGAGGATATAAATTTGCATTTTACAGGAGATATACATGCACTGACAGCAGCCAACAATCTGCTTGCTGCCATGATAGATAACCATATACAGCAGGGAAATTCCCTGGATATAGATCCGAGGAGAATAACCTGGAGAAGATGTGTGGATATGAATGACAGACAGCTTAGATTTATAGTTGATGGACTTGGCGGAAAACCGAATGGAAATCCAAGAGAGGATGGATTTGATATAACGGTGGCATCGGAAATAATGGCGATATTCTGTCTTGCCAACAATATAAAAGACCTCAAGGAAAGAATTGCGAAGATAATAATAGGTTACAACAGAAGCGGAGATCCTGTGACTGCACATGATTTAAAAGCTGAAGGTGCCATGGCCGCACTGCTGAAAGATGCACTCAAGCCAAATCTTGTTCAGACACTTGAAGGCACCCCTGCTTTTATTCACGGCGGTCCTTTTGCAAATATTGCACATGGGTGCAATTCAATAATGGCAACAAAAATGGCAAAACACTTTGGAGATTATGCGGTTACGGAGGCCGGTTTTGGTGCCGATCTCGGAGCGGAAAAGTTTGTTGACATAAAGTGCAGAATGTCAGGTCTGAAACCTGATGCAGTTGTAATAGTTGCTACTGTAAGGGCACTAAAATACAATGGCGGAGTAGAAAAAGCAAATCTTGGAAAAGAGAACCTGGGAGCACTTAAAGCTGGAATACCGAATTTATTGAAACATGTTGAAAATATAACAGGGGTATTCAAGCTGCCGGCAGTGGTTGCCTTGAATAAATTCCCGACGGATACTGAAGCTGAACTTAAGCTGGTGGAAGACGAGTGCAGTAAACTTGGAGTAAATGTAAAGCTCTCTGAAGTATGGGAAAAGGGAGGAGAGGGTGGAATAGAGCTTGCAAAAGAAGTACTCAGGATTATAGAGGAAGAGGATAATAATTTCCAGTTTGCCTATGATGTGGACTTACCTGTTAAAGAGAAAATAAAAGCTATAGCATCAAGAATATATGGAGCAAAAGATGTGAATTTTACAAAAGAGGCAGATAAAGAGATAAAAAATCTTGAAAGACTGGGATTTGTAAATACTCCAGTATGCATAGCAAAGACTCAGTACTCATTGACAGATGACCAGACGAGACTTGGCAGACCGACTGATTTTACAATTACCGTGAGACAGATATCTATTTCTGCAGGTGCCGGCTTTATAGTTGCAATGACCGGTTCCATAATGAAGATGCCAGGACTTCCAAAGGTTCCGTCTGCGGAAAAAATAGATGTGGATGAGAATGGGGTAATAAGTGGACTATTTTAA
- a CDS encoding DUF554 domain-containing protein translates to MLGTIVNSLTIIGGCLIGLVVKERLTEKISKTIMSGLGLCVLYIGISGVLKGQDTLQIIICMAVGAFIGEIIDIDMSLNNLGKFIEKKINNTGKSNSGERIPISEGFVTASLLFCVGAMAVVGSLQSGLQGNNSTLFAKSILDGVSSIIFASSLGIGVILSSIAVFIYQGSITLLAGGLSTVLTSEVISNMSAVGSLLILGLGLNMLGVTRIKVANLLPAIFLPIIYGTLKTILGN, encoded by the coding sequence ATGCTTGGAACAATAGTTAATTCATTGACCATAATAGGAGGATGCCTGATAGGTCTTGTTGTAAAGGAAAGATTGACAGAAAAAATCAGTAAAACTATAATGAGCGGATTGGGTTTATGTGTATTATACATAGGTATATCCGGGGTACTTAAAGGTCAGGATACTTTGCAGATAATAATCTGTATGGCAGTAGGTGCATTTATAGGTGAGATAATTGATATTGATATGAGTTTAAATAATCTGGGTAAATTCATAGAAAAGAAAATAAATAATACAGGAAAAAGTAACTCAGGTGAAAGAATTCCCATATCGGAGGGTTTTGTAACAGCGAGTCTGTTATTCTGTGTTGGGGCAATGGCGGTAGTTGGGTCACTGCAGAGCGGACTGCAGGGGAACAACAGTACATTATTTGCAAAATCCATATTAGATGGAGTATCTTCAATAATATTTGCTTCGTCTTTAGGAATAGGAGTAATACTTTCTTCAATAGCAGTGTTTATATACCAGGGAAGTATAACACTACTTGCAGGAGGACTTTCAACAGTACTTACTTCAGAAGTGATTTCAAATATGTCAGCAGTCGGAAGCCTTTTAATTCTGGGACTTGGACTTAATATGCTGGGAGTAACTAGAATAAAGGTCGCAAATTTGCTTCCTGCCATATTTTTACCGATTATATATGGAACTTTAAAAACTATCCTGGGAAATTGA
- the tsaB gene encoding tRNA (adenosine(37)-N6)-threonylcarbamoyltransferase complex dimerization subunit type 1 TsaB, with protein MKVLSLDSSTECAACAVLSEEKLYGEILFNYKKQHSRILMPMIDSLLNNIGMDVNSLDGFVVSKGPGSFTGLRIGAAVVKGLSQGSSKPFVGVSSLDGLAYNLSYTEGIICPMLDALRGNVYTAAYKFQNSQLVRMSEYMVVPIGDLINRLNSMKQQICFIGDAVSKFREEILKSSTNTVIFAPVSMNIVRASSIGEIGIKLMRDKKYDDIYSFAPFYLRKSQAEREYERKAKLEHHE; from the coding sequence ATGAAAGTACTGAGTCTGGATTCTTCAACGGAATGTGCAGCATGTGCAGTATTATCCGAGGAGAAATTGTATGGGGAAATATTATTTAATTATAAAAAACAGCATTCCAGGATATTGATGCCCATGATAGATAGTCTGCTCAACAATATCGGAATGGATGTGAATTCATTGGATGGATTTGTAGTTTCAAAGGGTCCGGGATCATTTACAGGACTTAGAATTGGGGCTGCAGTAGTGAAGGGACTGAGCCAGGGAAGCAGCAAACCTTTCGTGGGAGTATCTTCCCTGGATGGATTGGCATATAATTTATCCTATACTGAGGGAATAATATGCCCCATGCTCGATGCTCTTAGGGGGAATGTCTATACTGCTGCCTATAAGTTTCAAAATAGTCAGCTTGTTAGGATGAGTGAATACATGGTAGTTCCCATAGGGGATCTGATAAACAGGTTGAATTCTATGAAGCAGCAGATTTGTTTTATCGGGGATGCTGTTTCAAAATTCAGAGAGGAAATCTTGAAGAGCAGTACAAATACGGTGATATTTGCACCTGTCAGTATGAATATTGTAAGGGCTTCTTCTATAGGAGAAATTGGAATTAAGCTTATGAGGGATAAAAAATATGATGACATATACAGCTTTGCACCTTTTTATCTAAGAAAATCACAGGCGGAAAGAGAATATGAAAGGAAAGCGAAATTGGAACATCATGAGTGA
- a CDS encoding universal stress protein — MDNRKKVLIPVDGSERSMHSIEWVKKLFKEDEVDITLINVIEIVLVNDKVDLDQRYNAEKISNEFLEKAAEKLEGYDVKKYCTFGYAADRILKKAKLDKFDMIIMTRSTKKGLDKIIGSVTTKVVKNAENLILIVPE; from the coding sequence TTGGATAATAGAAAAAAAGTTTTAATCCCGGTAGATGGATCTGAAAGAAGTATGCATTCTATTGAATGGGTTAAAAAATTATTTAAAGAAGATGAAGTGGATATAACTCTCATAAATGTTATAGAAATAGTTCTTGTAAATGACAAGGTCGATCTTGATCAGAGATATAATGCAGAGAAAATAAGCAATGAATTTCTGGAAAAGGCAGCTGAAAAGCTAGAAGGATATGATGTAAAAAAATATTGTACCTTTGGATATGCTGCGGATAGAATATTGAAAAAAGCAAAATTGGATAAGTTTGATATGATAATTATGACCAGATCCACTAAAAAGGGACTTGACAAGATAATTGGTTCAGTAACTACCAAAGTAGTAAAAAATGCTGAAAATTTAATCCTGATCGTTCCGGAATAA
- a CDS encoding universal stress protein gives MSKKKILVPLDGTERSMHSLDWLKKMFRSDSVKITLMNIKEIVIANDMVITNDEIKRVQKESEDVLNDAEKQLEGYEVEKYCAFGYAADEILLKAKRDNYDMIIMTKSTKKGLARMIGSVTSKVVKNAQTLVMIVPE, from the coding sequence ATGTCAAAGAAAAAAATTTTGGTACCACTCGATGGAACTGAGAGAAGTATGCACTCCCTTGATTGGCTTAAAAAAATGTTTCGGAGTGATAGCGTGAAAATAACACTTATGAATATTAAAGAAATAGTTATAGCAAATGATATGGTTATTACGAATGATGAAATTAAAAGAGTGCAGAAGGAAAGTGAAGATGTTTTAAATGATGCCGAGAAGCAGCTTGAAGGTTACGAGGTTGAAAAGTATTGTGCTTTTGGATATGCAGCAGATGAAATACTACTGAAAGCAAAAAGAGATAACTATGATATGATAATCATGACCAAATCTACAAAAAAAGGTCTGGCCAGGATGATTGGTTCGGTAACCTCCAAAGTTGTGAAAAATGCACAGACTCTGGTAATGATTGTACCTGAATAA
- a CDS encoding winged helix-turn-helix transcriptional regulator: MLSKNLKEFEEDSLVIRHKYNEIPPKVEYELSKLSQRLIIVLKALDKWGSEVYKYKKTSI, from the coding sequence ATGCTCTCAAAAAACTTAAAAGAATTTGAAGAAGACTCCCTTGTTATTCGTCATAAATACAATGAAATTCCACCAAAAGTAGAATATGAATTATCAAAGCTTAGTCAAAGACTTATAATTGTTTTAAAGGCTTTGGATAAATGGGGGAGCGAAGTTTATAAATATAAAAAAACATCCATATAA
- the rimI gene encoding ribosomal protein S18-alanine N-acetyltransferase has protein sequence MSDIEIVPLKLEHMDRVETIERLSFSIPWSRESMVQEIENNKFARYIAAIKFGTIIGYGGMWVVLDEAHITNIAVHPEYRGIGAASAIMEGLMELCRLENIAAITLEVRKSNIVAQSLYKKYGFVEEGLRKAYYVDNKEDAIIMWNHNVL, from the coding sequence ATGAGTGATATAGAGATAGTACCATTGAAATTGGAGCATATGGACAGAGTGGAAACAATAGAAAGACTTTCGTTTTCAATACCATGGAGCAGAGAATCAATGGTTCAGGAGATTGAAAACAATAAATTTGCAAGGTATATAGCTGCAATAAAATTCGGCACGATAATAGGATACGGAGGAATGTGGGTTGTACTCGATGAAGCGCATATAACAAATATAGCAGTACACCCTGAGTACAGGGGTATTGGAGCGGCAAGTGCCATTATGGAGGGACTCATGGAATTATGCAGACTTGAGAATATAGCTGCAATCACTCTGGAGGTTAGAAAATCAAATATAGTAGCCCAAAGCCTGTATAAAAAGTACGGATTTGTGGAAGAAGGACTGAGGAAAGCCTACTACGTGGACAATAAGGAGGATGCCATAATAATGTGGAATCATAACGTGTTGTAA
- a CDS encoding nitrogenase component 1, whose amino-acid sequence MSETKIEKKSSTIVHPHYACAVGGAYTAVAIKNGVPITNCGPGCMYKQYFFMGFENGFQGSTSTGGGNVPSVNVGENDIVFGGEKKLDNLIKSVLAIYNGELFVVATGCTGELIGDDVGAVVKKYREAGYPIVYADTAGFKGSNLIGHEIVVKAIIDQFVGDYEGEKKKGLINLWFETPFFNTNWRGDYLEIVRILKNIGFEVNVLFGPQSGGAKEWKEIPKAQFNLVISPWVGVNIAKHLEKKYNQPYLHIPVIPVGEEATTAFIRQLVEYTGIDAGKAEAFIEEETELYYYFLDSFSHFFSEYWYGLPSRFAVVGDSAYTLAYTKFLSDQMGLIPVKQIITDNPPEQFREKISKEFRNLSEGVSVEVEYIEDGYLAEKSLAEADFGSGVPLILGSTWESDVARQKNALLIEINSPSSETVVLNRCHIGYRGALQLIERIYTSTVGGK is encoded by the coding sequence ATGTCTGAAACTAAGATAGAGAAAAAAAGCAGTACAATAGTACATCCACATTATGCTTGTGCAGTAGGCGGCGCATATACTGCAGTAGCAATTAAGAATGGTGTTCCAATTACAAACTGTGGACCGGGGTGTATGTACAAGCAATACTTTTTTATGGGATTTGAAAATGGCTTTCAAGGTTCTACCAGTACCGGCGGAGGTAATGTTCCCAGTGTAAATGTAGGTGAAAATGATATAGTATTCGGAGGTGAAAAAAAGCTTGATAATTTAATAAAATCAGTTTTAGCAATTTATAATGGTGAATTGTTCGTGGTAGCTACAGGCTGTACTGGAGAACTTATAGGAGATGATGTCGGAGCAGTTGTAAAGAAATATCGTGAGGCGGGTTATCCTATAGTGTATGCAGATACAGCTGGTTTCAAAGGTTCAAACCTTATAGGTCATGAAATTGTTGTGAAAGCAATTATAGATCAATTTGTTGGAGATTATGAAGGGGAAAAGAAAAAAGGATTAATCAATTTGTGGTTTGAGACACCTTTTTTTAATACAAATTGGCGTGGAGACTATTTGGAAATTGTAAGGATTTTAAAGAATATAGGTTTTGAAGTAAATGTACTCTTTGGACCACAAAGTGGTGGGGCAAAAGAATGGAAGGAAATTCCCAAAGCACAATTTAATCTTGTAATATCACCCTGGGTAGGAGTAAATATTGCGAAACACCTGGAAAAAAAATATAATCAGCCTTATTTGCATATTCCTGTAATACCTGTTGGTGAGGAAGCTACTACAGCTTTTATAAGACAATTAGTTGAATATACAGGAATCGATGCTGGAAAAGCAGAAGCGTTTATTGAAGAAGAGACAGAATTGTATTATTACTTTTTAGATTCTTTTTCACATTTTTTCTCAGAGTATTGGTATGGCCTGCCCTCCCGATTTGCTGTTGTAGGCGACAGTGCTTATACGCTTGCCTATACAAAATTTCTATCAGATCAGATGGGGCTTATACCTGTAAAGCAGATTATTACAGATAATCCACCGGAGCAATTCAGAGAGAAAATAAGCAAGGAATTTAGGAATCTGTCTGAAGGTGTGTCTGTGGAAGTAGAATATATTGAAGATGGTTATCTTGCAGAAAAATCACTTGCAGAAGCTGATTTCGGTTCAGGAGTTCCATTGATATTGGGTTCAACATGGGAATCCGATGTAGCACGACAAAAAAATGCATTGCTAATAGAAATAAATTCACCTTCTTCCGAGACAGTAGTGCTGAACAGATGTCATATAGGATATAGAGGTGCTCTGCAGTTGATAGAGAGAATTTATACATCAACTGTAGGCGGAAAGTAA
- the tsaE gene encoding tRNA (adenosine(37)-N6)-threonylcarbamoyltransferase complex ATPase subunit type 1 TsaE codes for MDFFSGSEEDTVGLGERLGRLLKAGDIICLNGELGTGKTHFVKGLAKGLDIDDTITSPTFAIVNEYKGRLKLYHFDVYRVNDPDEIEAIGFDEYIFSNAVSIIEWSDYIEQLIPEEHIKINIEKDALQGLNFRKISINYCGERYDYIKELV; via the coding sequence GTGGATTTCTTTTCGGGCAGTGAGGAAGACACCGTAGGTTTGGGTGAGAGACTGGGGAGGCTTCTGAAGGCTGGAGACATAATTTGTTTAAATGGAGAACTTGGTACAGGGAAAACACATTTTGTAAAGGGATTGGCAAAAGGACTTGATATAGATGATACAATAACGAGTCCGACTTTTGCCATAGTGAATGAATACAAGGGGAGATTGAAACTCTATCATTTTGATGTATACAGGGTAAATGATCCTGATGAAATAGAGGCTATAGGATTTGATGAATATATTTTCAGCAATGCAGTGAGTATTATAGAGTGGTCGGATTATATAGAACAGCTTATACCGGAGGAACACATAAAAATAAATATAGAGAAAGACGCATTGCAAGGATTGAATTTTAGAAAAATAAGTATAAATTATTGTGGTGAAAGATATGATTATATAAAGGAGTTAGTTTAA
- a CDS encoding nitrogenase component 1 — MSKKTINLNLTQVENRETRLGTITAWDGSATELWKESNYELRSQRKHDGCKKQKVCRLCELNSPINQQTMCANAIVECQIGNITDCVLIQHAPVGCSADNAWFNLAFNMGLGRRNKPPQNLQIYSTNLLENDMVFGASDKLKQTIRDAKERFNPRAIFISMSCATAIIGEDIDSVAQEMEKEIGITVIPLHCEGFRSKHWSTGFDISQHGVLRQIVKRKPEKQKDLINIVALWGTDYFTEILKPLGLKVNYMIDMASYDELAQASEAVATATFCHTLGSYMATALEEHFGVPQIDAPQPYGISGTDAWLRAIGKVVGKEKETEEYIKSEHERVLPKIKELREKFKGIKGFVMTGSSYAHSLISVLRELGIGVDGSVVFHHDPVYDGGHENQDTLRELIGTYGDIPNFTVSKTQAFQLNALFKRVKTDFVIIRHQGLAPEAAKLGIPSLAMGDEHFPVGYDGIIRTGEVLLDILARKKFNEVLSRHVKSPYNEWWLSQNDPFLLAKHPEVLDERVKLV, encoded by the coding sequence ATGTCAAAAAAAACAATAAATCTTAACTTGACGCAAGTAGAAAACAGGGAGACTAGATTAGGGACCATAACTGCCTGGGATGGTTCGGCAACTGAGTTGTGGAAGGAATCAAACTATGAATTGAGAAGTCAGAGGAAACATGATGGCTGCAAAAAACAGAAAGTTTGTCGATTGTGTGAATTAAATTCACCGATAAATCAACAGACAATGTGTGCTAATGCCATTGTTGAATGCCAGATAGGGAATATTACAGACTGTGTACTTATTCAGCATGCTCCAGTTGGTTGCTCGGCAGATAATGCCTGGTTTAATCTTGCCTTTAACATGGGACTTGGAAGAAGGAACAAGCCGCCACAGAATTTACAGATTTATAGCACAAATCTTTTAGAAAATGATATGGTTTTTGGTGCTTCAGATAAACTAAAACAGACAATACGGGATGCAAAGGAACGTTTTAATCCCAGAGCAATTTTTATTTCAATGTCGTGTGCTACGGCTATTATAGGTGAAGATATAGATAGTGTTGCACAAGAGATGGAAAAAGAAATTGGAATAACAGTTATTCCATTGCATTGCGAAGGCTTTCGCTCAAAACACTGGAGCACTGGATTTGATATTTCACAGCATGGAGTTTTACGTCAAATAGTAAAGCGCAAACCTGAAAAACAGAAGGATTTAATTAATATTGTGGCTTTGTGGGGAACTGATTATTTTACAGAAATATTAAAACCTCTTGGCTTGAAAGTAAATTATATGATAGACATGGCAAGCTATGATGAACTTGCTCAGGCATCGGAAGCTGTGGCTACAGCAACTTTTTGTCACACACTTGGTTCTTATATGGCTACAGCACTTGAGGAACATTTTGGTGTTCCGCAGATTGACGCACCTCAGCCTTATGGAATTTCAGGTACGGATGCATGGTTGAGGGCAATCGGTAAAGTTGTTGGGAAGGAAAAGGAAACCGAAGAATACATAAAAAGCGAGCATGAAAGAGTACTTCCCAAAATTAAGGAACTGCGAGAAAAGTTTAAAGGAATTAAAGGGTTTGTCATGACAGGTTCATCTTATGCACATAGTCTTATTTCAGTTCTGCGTGAATTGGGAATAGGTGTTGATGGTTCTGTGGTATTCCACCATGACCCTGTTTATGACGGTGGACATGAGAATCAGGATACGCTTAGAGAGCTTATCGGCACTTATGGAGATATCCCTAATTTTACAGTAAGTAAAACACAGGCATTCCAATTAAATGCCCTATTTAAACGGGTGAAGACAGATTTTGTAATAATTAGACATCAGGGACTTGCACCTGAGGCGGCAAAACTCGGTATCCCATCTTTGGCCATGGGTGATGAGCATTTTCCTGTTGGTTATGATGGAATAATTCGAACGGGTGAGGTTTTGCTGGATATTCTTGCAAGAAAGAAGTTTAATGAGGTTCTTTCTAGACACGTTAAAAGTCCGTATAATGAATGGTGGCTTAGCCAAAATGATCCATTTTTGCTTGCAAAACATCCTGAAGTGCTTGATGAAAGAGTAAAACTTGTGTAA
- a CDS encoding HD-GYP domain-containing protein, translated as MKISMDKIIRAMSIALDLAQMSSRGSNYNTPIIEKITNINYSNHRFMHHSQRTTYIALKIAEQLNLSEDRKKYIYVVSLLHDIGASNCLDESHSSSLFIKKHCITGANIISTFPKFKGIDRIILYHHENFDGSGAIGLKGDSIPIESQIIRVSDITELLYKEDENVFKQREYIRNWIKRKSGIIFSKEIADAFLDISSKDIFWFDMENISFMDIILDKVRPKLNIYFDLNEFAIIAGIFANIIDDKSKFTATHSKGIAELAYLVSIHIGYDREKCSKMRIAGLLHDIGKLAIPISILDKEGALTPEEFEIIKSHVYYTRIILDRIEDIPDISTWASNHHEKLNGKGYPEGLTAKDLSEESRILAVCDIYQALTEDRPYRIGMERGKAFSIMDDMVKGGFICGRAFGNLKCALNSINEIKDVAR; from the coding sequence ATGAAGATAAGCATGGATAAAATAATAAGAGCTATGTCGATTGCATTGGATTTGGCACAGATGAGTTCAAGAGGAAGTAATTATAATACCCCTATTATAGAAAAAATAACGAACATAAACTATTCTAATCATAGATTTATGCATCATTCACAAAGAACTACTTATATTGCTCTTAAAATTGCTGAACAGTTGAATTTGAGTGAGGATAGGAAAAAATATATATATGTGGTTTCTCTTCTTCATGATATAGGAGCGTCAAATTGTCTTGATGAAAGTCATTCATCAAGTTTATTTATAAAGAAACACTGCATTACAGGTGCGAATATAATCAGCACTTTCCCAAAATTTAAAGGAATTGATAGAATAATATTGTACCATCATGAAAATTTTGATGGCAGTGGTGCCATTGGACTGAAAGGAGACTCTATCCCTATAGAGAGTCAGATAATCAGGGTTTCCGATATAACTGAACTTCTGTATAAAGAAGATGAAAATGTTTTTAAACAGAGGGAGTACATCAGAAATTGGATAAAAAGGAAAAGTGGCATTATATTTTCAAAGGAGATAGCGGATGCATTTCTGGATATTTCATCCAAAGATATATTCTGGTTTGATATGGAAAACATATCTTTTATGGATATAATCCTGGATAAGGTAAGACCAAAACTGAATATATATTTTGATTTAAATGAATTTGCAATAATAGCAGGAATATTTGCAAATATTATAGATGACAAGAGCAAATTTACGGCTACACATTCCAAAGGTATAGCTGAGCTGGCTTATTTGGTTTCAATACATATTGGATATGACAGGGAGAAATGCAGTAAAATGAGGATAGCAGGGCTTTTACATGATATAGGAAAACTTGCCATTCCAATAAGTATACTTGACAAGGAAGGAGCTTTGACTCCTGAAGAATTTGAAATAATAAAGTCACATGTATATTACACAAGGATAATACTCGACAGGATAGAGGATATACCGGATATAAGTACATGGGCATCAAATCATCATGAAAAATTGAATGGAAAGGGATATCCAGAGGGGCTTACAGCAAAAGATCTGTCGGAGGAATCAAGAATTCTTGCCGTATGTGATATATATCAGGCCTTGACGGAAGACAGACCGTATAGAATTGGAATGGAACGTGGGAAGGCATTTTCCATAATGGATGATATGGTCAAGGGAGGATTTATATGTGGAAGAGCTTTTGGAAATTTAAAATGTGCATTGAATTCTATAAATGAAATTAAGGATGTAGCGAGGTGA